In a genomic window of Gopherus evgoodei ecotype Sinaloan lineage unplaced genomic scaffold, rGopEvg1_v1.p scaffold_130_arrow_ctg1, whole genome shotgun sequence:
- the LOC115639819 gene encoding olfactory receptor 11A1-like encodes MANPEQGNQTVLTEFILLGFGNLPEQQILLFFLFLIIYIVTVAGNVLIIVLVVADQQLHTPMYFFLGNLSCLETCYTSTILPRMMASFLPGDRIISISGCLTQYYFFVFLAVAECYLLAVMSYDRYLAICKPLHYAVLMNGRSCLQLAVGTWISSSLAADITIFLMQQLTFCGPNEIDHFFCDFIPVIKLSCSDTRMIELVTTMLAPICILLPFLLTLATYVCIIITILQMPSTTGWQKAFSTCSSHLIVVSIFYGTIMIVYMLPKTDTLRDLNKVFSLLYTVVTPMVNPLIYSLRNREVKEALGKVVTKLSAVKRIQTVLP; translated from the coding sequence ATGGCAAACCCAGAGCAGGGAAATCAAACAGTtctcacagaattcatcctgctaggatttgggaatctcccagAGCAAcaaattcttctcttcttcctgttTCTCATCATCTACATTGTGACCGTGGCTGGGAACGTCCTCATCATTgtgctagttgtggctgatcagcaacttcacacccccatgtacttcttcctggggaacttgtcctgcttggagacctgctacacctctaccatcctgcccaggatgaTGGCCAGTTTCCTGCCTGGGGACAGAATTATTTCCATTAGCGGCTGTCTCACAcaatattatttctttgttttcctggCAGTTGCAGAGTGCTATCTCCTGGCAGTGATGTcctatgatcggtatttagcgatatgcaaaccactgcactatgcaGTCCTTATGAATGGCAggtcctgcctccagctagcagtTGGCACTTGGATAAGTAGTTCTTTGGCTGCAGAcataacaatatttttaatgcaACAATTGACTTTCTGCggccccaatgaaattgaccatttcttctgtgacttcATCCCAGTAataaaactctcctgcagtgataCACGTATGATTGAGCTTGTCACTACCATGCTAGCTCCTATATGCATTCTCCTGCCATTTTTATTAACGCTGGCAACATACGTCTGTATCATCATCACTATCCTGCAAATGCCTTCCACCACCGGGTGGCAAAAAgctttttccacctgctcctctcacctcatcgtCGTGTCAATTTTCTATGGGACCATAATGATTGTCTACATGCTACCAAAAACTGATACACTGAGAGacctgaacaaagtgttctccCTCTTATACACAGTCGTGACTCCCATGGTCAACCCCCTCatatacagcctgaggaacagagaggtcaAAGAGGCCCTGGGAAAAGTTGTCACTAAACTCTCTGCTGTCAAAAGGATTCAAACCGTCCTGCCATAG